GGTGAGCGTAGCAGGCCGGCTCATGTCGCGGCGCGAACACGGCAAGACCCAGTTCGGCCACATCCAGGACTCAAGTGGCCGGGTTCAGCTCTACCTGCGTAAGGATACCCTGGGCGACGACGCATTCAAACGGCTTTCGCTTCTGGACCTGGGCGACATCGTCGGCTGCCGGGGCGAGGTGTTCCGAACTAGAACCGGTGAGATCACAGTTCACGCAAGGGAGCTTGTGCTTCTGGCCAAGTCGCTTCAGCCCCTGCCGGAAAAGTTCCACGGACTAAAGGACACCGAACTTAGATACCGACAGCGTTACCTGGACCTGATAATGAACCAGGACTCACGCGGCGTGTTCCTAGCCCGGGCACGAATCATTACAGCCATCCGCAAGTTCCTGGACAAACGCGGCTTCATCGAGGTCGAGACACCAACCTTGCAGCCGATTTACGGTGGAGCCGCGGCAAGACCTTTTGAGACGTACTACAACGTTCTGGACCAGAAAATGTTCCTGCGCATCTCAGACGAACTGTACTTGAAACGACTGATTGTGGGTGGAATGGACCGGGTCTATGAGATATGCAAGGACTTCCGCAACGAAGGCCTGGATCGGCTGCACAACCCGGAATTCACCCAGGTCGAGCTGTATCAGGCGTATGCGGACTACACTGACATGATGAACCTGGTCGAAGACCTTTTCCGGTATCTAACCGAAACAGTGCGCGGCACAACCGAGATATCGTTTCAGGGCAAGACAGTTGAGTTTGCGCGGCCGTGGAAACGACTGCGGTTCACTGATGCGCTGGCTGAGAAGATTGAAGCCGACCCGTTGAAGCTCTCTTCGGAGCTGCTGAGGAAAGTATGCGCTCGGTTCGGCATCCAGACTACTCCCGAGACTTCTCGCTCAAAACTTCTAGACAAGCTGTTTTCCGAACTGATACAGGACCACCTTATCGAGCCGACATTCGTCATGGACCATCCGAAGATTACCTGTCCGCTGGCGAAGACACACCGGGACAATCCTGACTTGGTTGAACGGTTCGAACCGGTCGTGTGCGGGATAGAGCTCGGCAACGCGTTCAGCGAGCTCAACGACCCGACTGAACAGCGCCAGCGCTTTGAGGCACAAGTGGCCGCAAACGAAGAGTTCGCC
The window above is part of the candidate division WOR-3 bacterium genome. Proteins encoded here:
- the lysS gene encoding lysine--tRNA ligase, which translates into the protein MSDNHQDDRSFRKAKLVKLVEQGIPAYAYRWPVSHKCAEVVAAFEGLKTEKVEVSVAGRLMSRREHGKTQFGHIQDSSGRVQLYLRKDTLGDDAFKRLSLLDLGDIVGCRGEVFRTRTGEITVHARELVLLAKSLQPLPEKFHGLKDTELRYRQRYLDLIMNQDSRGVFLARARIITAIRKFLDKRGFIEVETPTLQPIYGGAAARPFETYYNVLDQKMFLRISDELYLKRLIVGGMDRVYEICKDFRNEGLDRLHNPEFTQVELYQAYADYTDMMNLVEDLFRYLTETVRGTTEISFQGKTVEFARPWKRLRFTDALAEKIEADPLKLSSELLRKVCARFGIQTTPETSRSKLLDKLFSELIQDHLIEPTFVMDHPKITCPLAKTHRDNPDLVERFEPVVCGIELGNAFSELNDPTEQRQRFEAQVAANEEFATLDEDYCLALEYGMPPTGGLGLGVDRLVMLLTDTPSIRDVILFPQLRPTEKGLRVQEAQRPSE